A genomic region of Cotesia glomerata isolate CgM1 linkage group LG9, MPM_Cglom_v2.3, whole genome shotgun sequence contains the following coding sequences:
- the LOC123271986 gene encoding actin-binding LIM protein 1 isoform X8, with protein MQGKTYCQSCKKKCSGEVLRVQDKYFHIGCFKCAQCSASLAQGGFFAREGSYYCTKDYRERWGTRCAGCGEYVEGDVVTAGEKHAFHPNCFHCQRCRQPLLGHGTKVTLVQGQALCHRCVSIPVREASTPIGSKTHDSRSKSANARETGNDVGACAGCSEKLQEGQALVALDRQWHVWCFKCHSCDTVLHGEYMGKDGVPYCEKDYQKQFGVKCAYCSRYISGKVLQAGENHHFHPTCARCTKCGDPFGDGEEMYLQGAAIWHPRCGPGPTGTNGIVNGHGTRDVHTPQHRESERILSSASEMQFSLRSRTPSLNGSICSPYSSMSRKYYPARTGSPGLILREYGRGNAEDVSRICTYSYLTEVPSQGYLRRPIQPYDKPPTSPHFHRPNSSRSIRSSGGRSSRSGMRALVDALSETRPKSPAAGSQVDNDEPIELAHYPDAMKRPPGAKPPIERDDFPAPPYPYTDPERRRRWSDTYKGVSDDEDDATDGTDRSDRLDGERKNYIKEVEQKLKKEEDELSKINTGIAKVFLQDIEKDRENLRHRAANVDPRNASRTPSAAREPTYRLRYESPVGASPSRNIDHARPWEDDDGVSYKSSTAPSYNVGRSSARSPAPRNYPPFGNQRAFTLPNAARHYQSL; from the exons ATGCAAg GAAAAACTTATTGTCAatcgtgtaaaaaaaaatgcagcGGCGAGGTGCTGCGAGTTCAAGACAAGTACTTTCACATCGGTTGTTTCAAGTGCGCGCAATGCAGCGCCAGTCTCGCTCAAGGCGGATTTTTTGCTCGAGAAGGATCCTATTACTGTACAAAG GACTATCGTGAGCGCTGGGGAACAAGATGCGCTGGATGCGGCGAGTACGTTGAAGGTGACGTCGTGACTGCTGGAGAGAAACACGCTTTTCATCCGAACTGTTTTCATTGCCAGAGGTGTAGACAACCGCTGTTAGGTCATGGAACTAAAGTTACTCTGGTTCAAG GTCAAGCTTTGTGTCATCGGTGCGTCAGTATACCAGTACGAGAAGCCTCGACGCCGATCGGCAGCAAAACTCATGACAGCCGATCAAAAAGTGCTAACGCCAGAGAAACTGGTAATGACGTCGGTGCTTGCGCTGGCTGCAGTGAAAAACTTCAAGAGGGACAAGCCCTCGTTGCTTTGGATCGACAGTGGCATGTTTGGTGCTTCAAATGTCACAGCTGCGATACTGTGCTCCATGGCGAGTACATGGGAaa aGATGGAGTTCCGTATTGCGAGAAGGACTATCAAAAACAATTTGGAGTAAAGTGCGCGTACTGCAGTCGCTACATAAGCGGAAAAGTATTGCAAGCTGGTGAAAATCATCACTTCCATCCTACTTGTGCTCGCTGCACCAAGTGTGGCGATCCTTTTGGGGATGGTGAAGAGATGTACTTGCAAGGAGCCGCAATTTGGCACCCGCGGTGCGGGCCAGGGCCCACCGGGACAAACGGAATTGTCAATGGACATGGAACTAGAGATGTTCATACTCCTCAACACAGAGAATCTGAGCGTATATTAAGTAGTGCATCTGAGATGCAg TTTTCATTGAGATCTCGCACACCAAGTCTCAACGGGTCGATATGCAGTCCATACAGCAGCATGAGTCGCAAG TATTATCCAGCTAGAACTGGAAGTCCTGGACTGATATTACGAGAATATGGACGTGGTAACGCCGAAGACGTTTCCAGAATTTGCACATATTCTTATTTAACAGAAGTACCAAGTCAAGGATATTTGAGACGTCCGATTCAGCCTTACGATAAGCCACCGACTAGTCCTCACTTTCATCGACCCAATT CATCGCGCTCGATAAGAAGCAGCGGAGGTCGAAGCAGCCGTTCAGGAATGCGAGCGTTGGTAGACGCGCTCAGCGAAACGAGACCAAAATCTCCGGCAGCTGGTAGTCAGGTCGACAATGACGAGCCAATTGAGCTCGCTCATTATCCAGATGCAATGAAACGTCCGCCTGGAGCTAAACCTCCTATAGAACGAGACGATTTTCCAGCACCGCCGTATCCTTATACTGATCCTGAAAGACGTCGACGCTGGTCTGACACTTACAAG GGTGTTTCGGATGATGAAGACGACGCTACAGACGGTACCGACCGATCAGACAGATTAGACGGGGAgcgtaaaaattatatcaaagaAGTTGagcagaaattaaaaaaagaagaagatgAGTTGAGTAAAATAAACACTGGGATTGCTAAAGTATTTCTTCAGGACATAGAAAAAGATCGTGAAAATCTGCGACATCGCGCAGCTAATGTCGACCCACGAAACGCTTCGAGAACTCCGTCAGCGGCTCGAGAACCGACTTACAGATTACGATACGAAAGTCCTGTTGGTGCTT CTCCATCAAGAAATATTGATCACGCACGCCCGTGGGAAGACGATGACGGTGTTAGTTACAAATCAAGCACTGCTCCAAGCTACAAtg TCGGAAGATCATCGGCCCGTTCCCCGGCACCCAGAAACTATCCACCTTTCGGTAATCAGCGCGCCTTCACACTTCCAAACGCTGCTAGGCACTATCAGTCG TTGTGA
- the LOC123271986 gene encoding actin-binding LIM protein 2 isoform X9: MQGKTYCQSCKKKCSGEVLRVQDKYFHIGCFKCAQCSASLAQGGFFAREGSYYCTKDYRERWGTRCAGCGEYVEGDVVTAGEKHAFHPNCFHCQRCRQPLLGHGTKVTLVQGQALCHRCVSIPVREASTPIGSKTHDSRSKSANARETGNDVGACAGCSEKLQEGQALVALDRQWHVWCFKCHSCDTVLHGEYMGKDGVPYCEKDYQKQFGVKCAYCSRYISGKVLQAGENHHFHPTCARCTKCGDPFGDGEEMYLQGAAIWHPRCGPGPTGTNGIVNGHGTRDVHTPQHRESERILSSASEMQFSLRSRTPSLNGSICSPYSSMSRKYYPARTGSPGLILREYGRGNAEDVSRICTYSYLTEVPSQGYLRRPIQPYDKPPTSPHFHRPNSSRSIRSSGGRSSRSGMRALVDALSETRPKSPAAGSQVDNDEPIELAHYPDAMKRPPGAKPPIERDDFPAPPYPYTDPERRRRWSDTYKGVSDDEDDATDGTDRSDRLDGERKNYIKEVEQKLKKEEDELSKINTGIAKVFLQDIEKDRENLRHRAANVDPRNASRTPSAAREPTYRLRYESPVGASPSRNIDHARPWEDDDGVSYKSSTAPSYNVGRSSARSPAPRNYPPFGNQRAFTLPNAARHYQSVIVSSLRHIPKPGYGLAPRSHTFSSTGGSVSALPGDYSFSGMGDKTHSTDFSSGKSDISTGSITDVDRRALNDGGIIPSSTTYTGGLGTVGGGTHGHHMRRSLPDMGAAPSEPPKLYPYHLLIITNYRLPADVDRCNLERHLSDAEFEAILQCNRSEFYRLPQWRRNEIKRRARLF; the protein is encoded by the exons ATGCAAg GAAAAACTTATTGTCAatcgtgtaaaaaaaaatgcagcGGCGAGGTGCTGCGAGTTCAAGACAAGTACTTTCACATCGGTTGTTTCAAGTGCGCGCAATGCAGCGCCAGTCTCGCTCAAGGCGGATTTTTTGCTCGAGAAGGATCCTATTACTGTACAAAG GACTATCGTGAGCGCTGGGGAACAAGATGCGCTGGATGCGGCGAGTACGTTGAAGGTGACGTCGTGACTGCTGGAGAGAAACACGCTTTTCATCCGAACTGTTTTCATTGCCAGAGGTGTAGACAACCGCTGTTAGGTCATGGAACTAAAGTTACTCTGGTTCAAG GTCAAGCTTTGTGTCATCGGTGCGTCAGTATACCAGTACGAGAAGCCTCGACGCCGATCGGCAGCAAAACTCATGACAGCCGATCAAAAAGTGCTAACGCCAGAGAAACTGGTAATGACGTCGGTGCTTGCGCTGGCTGCAGTGAAAAACTTCAAGAGGGACAAGCCCTCGTTGCTTTGGATCGACAGTGGCATGTTTGGTGCTTCAAATGTCACAGCTGCGATACTGTGCTCCATGGCGAGTACATGGGAaa aGATGGAGTTCCGTATTGCGAGAAGGACTATCAAAAACAATTTGGAGTAAAGTGCGCGTACTGCAGTCGCTACATAAGCGGAAAAGTATTGCAAGCTGGTGAAAATCATCACTTCCATCCTACTTGTGCTCGCTGCACCAAGTGTGGCGATCCTTTTGGGGATGGTGAAGAGATGTACTTGCAAGGAGCCGCAATTTGGCACCCGCGGTGCGGGCCAGGGCCCACCGGGACAAACGGAATTGTCAATGGACATGGAACTAGAGATGTTCATACTCCTCAACACAGAGAATCTGAGCGTATATTAAGTAGTGCATCTGAGATGCAg TTTTCATTGAGATCTCGCACACCAAGTCTCAACGGGTCGATATGCAGTCCATACAGCAGCATGAGTCGCAAG TATTATCCAGCTAGAACTGGAAGTCCTGGACTGATATTACGAGAATATGGACGTGGTAACGCCGAAGACGTTTCCAGAATTTGCACATATTCTTATTTAACAGAAGTACCAAGTCAAGGATATTTGAGACGTCCGATTCAGCCTTACGATAAGCCACCGACTAGTCCTCACTTTCATCGACCCAATT CATCGCGCTCGATAAGAAGCAGCGGAGGTCGAAGCAGCCGTTCAGGAATGCGAGCGTTGGTAGACGCGCTCAGCGAAACGAGACCAAAATCTCCGGCAGCTGGTAGTCAGGTCGACAATGACGAGCCAATTGAGCTCGCTCATTATCCAGATGCAATGAAACGTCCGCCTGGAGCTAAACCTCCTATAGAACGAGACGATTTTCCAGCACCGCCGTATCCTTATACTGATCCTGAAAGACGTCGACGCTGGTCTGACACTTACAAG GGTGTTTCGGATGATGAAGACGACGCTACAGACGGTACCGACCGATCAGACAGATTAGACGGGGAgcgtaaaaattatatcaaagaAGTTGagcagaaattaaaaaaagaagaagatgAGTTGAGTAAAATAAACACTGGGATTGCTAAAGTATTTCTTCAGGACATAGAAAAAGATCGTGAAAATCTGCGACATCGCGCAGCTAATGTCGACCCACGAAACGCTTCGAGAACTCCGTCAGCGGCTCGAGAACCGACTTACAGATTACGATACGAAAGTCCTGTTGGTGCTT CTCCATCAAGAAATATTGATCACGCACGCCCGTGGGAAGACGATGACGGTGTTAGTTACAAATCAAGCACTGCTCCAAGCTACAAtg TCGGAAGATCATCGGCCCGTTCCCCGGCACCCAGAAACTATCCACCTTTCGGTAATCAGCGCGCCTTCACACTTCCAAACGCTGCTAGGCACTATCAGTCGGTGA TTGTGAGCTCCCTTCGACACATCCCGAAGCCGGGATACGGTCTGGCACCGCGAAGTCACACCTTCTCGTCTACTGGTGGTTCTGTATCTGCTCTCCCT GGTGATTACTCATTCAGCGGTATGGGCGACAAAACACACAGCACTGATTTTTCATCTGGCAAATCGGATA tatcaaCAGGCAGCATTACGGATGTCGACAGACGAGCACTG AATGATGGTGGAATTATCCCGTCATCGACAACGTATACAGGAGGATTAGGAACAGTTGGTGGAGGCACTCACGGTCACCATATGCGACGCTCGCTTCCAGACATGGGAGCTGCACCTTCAGAGCCACCAAAGCTTTACCCATATCACTTGCTTATTATTACGAATTACAGACTGCCAGCAGATGTAGATCGCTGTAACCTTgag cgACACTTATCGGATGCCGAATTCGAAGCAATACTTCAATGCAATCGCTCGGAATTTTATCGACTACCCCAATGGCGCCGAAACGAAATAAAACGACGTGCTCGACTCTTTTAA
- the LOC123271986 gene encoding actin-binding LIM protein 2 isoform X2: MQGKTYCQSCKKKCSGEVLRVQDKYFHIGCFKCAQCSASLAQGGFFAREGSYYCTKDYRERWGTRCAGCGEYVEGDVVTAGEKHAFHPNCFHCQRCRQPLLGHGTKVTLVQGQALCHRCVSIPVREASTPIGSKTHDSRSKSANARETGNDVGACAGCSEKLQEGQALVALDRQWHVWCFKCHSCDTVLHGEYMGKDGVPYCEKDYQKQFGVKCAYCSRYISGKVLQAGENHHFHPTCARCTKCGDPFGDGEEMYLQGAAIWHPRCGPGPTGTNGIVNGHGTRDVHTPQHRESERILSSASEMQFSLRSRTPSLNGSICSPYSSMSRKYYPARTGSPGLILREYGRGNAEDVSRICTYSYLTEVPSQGYLRRPIQPYDKPPTSPHFHRPNSSRSIRSSGGRSSRSGMRALVDALSETRPKSPAAGSQVDNDEPIELAHYPDAMKRPPGAKPPIERDDFPAPPYPYTDPERRRRWSDTYKGVSDDEDDATDGTDRSDRLDGERKNYIKEVEQKLKKEEDELSKINTGIAKVFLQDIEKDRENLRHRAANVDPRNASRTPSAAREPTYRLRYESPVGASPSRNIDHARPWEDDDGVSYKSSTAPSYNVVSSLRHIPKPGYGLAPRSHTFSSTGGSVSALPGDYSFSGMGDKTHSTDFSSGKSDISTGSITDVDRRALVCTSAPYYSRRTSMNDGGIIPSSTTYTGGLGTVGGGTHGHHMRRSLPDMGAAPSEPPKLYPYHLLIITNYRLPADVDRCNLERHLSDAEFEAILQCNRSEFYRLPQWRRNEIKRRARLF, from the exons ATGCAAg GAAAAACTTATTGTCAatcgtgtaaaaaaaaatgcagcGGCGAGGTGCTGCGAGTTCAAGACAAGTACTTTCACATCGGTTGTTTCAAGTGCGCGCAATGCAGCGCCAGTCTCGCTCAAGGCGGATTTTTTGCTCGAGAAGGATCCTATTACTGTACAAAG GACTATCGTGAGCGCTGGGGAACAAGATGCGCTGGATGCGGCGAGTACGTTGAAGGTGACGTCGTGACTGCTGGAGAGAAACACGCTTTTCATCCGAACTGTTTTCATTGCCAGAGGTGTAGACAACCGCTGTTAGGTCATGGAACTAAAGTTACTCTGGTTCAAG GTCAAGCTTTGTGTCATCGGTGCGTCAGTATACCAGTACGAGAAGCCTCGACGCCGATCGGCAGCAAAACTCATGACAGCCGATCAAAAAGTGCTAACGCCAGAGAAACTGGTAATGACGTCGGTGCTTGCGCTGGCTGCAGTGAAAAACTTCAAGAGGGACAAGCCCTCGTTGCTTTGGATCGACAGTGGCATGTTTGGTGCTTCAAATGTCACAGCTGCGATACTGTGCTCCATGGCGAGTACATGGGAaa aGATGGAGTTCCGTATTGCGAGAAGGACTATCAAAAACAATTTGGAGTAAAGTGCGCGTACTGCAGTCGCTACATAAGCGGAAAAGTATTGCAAGCTGGTGAAAATCATCACTTCCATCCTACTTGTGCTCGCTGCACCAAGTGTGGCGATCCTTTTGGGGATGGTGAAGAGATGTACTTGCAAGGAGCCGCAATTTGGCACCCGCGGTGCGGGCCAGGGCCCACCGGGACAAACGGAATTGTCAATGGACATGGAACTAGAGATGTTCATACTCCTCAACACAGAGAATCTGAGCGTATATTAAGTAGTGCATCTGAGATGCAg TTTTCATTGAGATCTCGCACACCAAGTCTCAACGGGTCGATATGCAGTCCATACAGCAGCATGAGTCGCAAG TATTATCCAGCTAGAACTGGAAGTCCTGGACTGATATTACGAGAATATGGACGTGGTAACGCCGAAGACGTTTCCAGAATTTGCACATATTCTTATTTAACAGAAGTACCAAGTCAAGGATATTTGAGACGTCCGATTCAGCCTTACGATAAGCCACCGACTAGTCCTCACTTTCATCGACCCAATT CATCGCGCTCGATAAGAAGCAGCGGAGGTCGAAGCAGCCGTTCAGGAATGCGAGCGTTGGTAGACGCGCTCAGCGAAACGAGACCAAAATCTCCGGCAGCTGGTAGTCAGGTCGACAATGACGAGCCAATTGAGCTCGCTCATTATCCAGATGCAATGAAACGTCCGCCTGGAGCTAAACCTCCTATAGAACGAGACGATTTTCCAGCACCGCCGTATCCTTATACTGATCCTGAAAGACGTCGACGCTGGTCTGACACTTACAAG GGTGTTTCGGATGATGAAGACGACGCTACAGACGGTACCGACCGATCAGACAGATTAGACGGGGAgcgtaaaaattatatcaaagaAGTTGagcagaaattaaaaaaagaagaagatgAGTTGAGTAAAATAAACACTGGGATTGCTAAAGTATTTCTTCAGGACATAGAAAAAGATCGTGAAAATCTGCGACATCGCGCAGCTAATGTCGACCCACGAAACGCTTCGAGAACTCCGTCAGCGGCTCGAGAACCGACTTACAGATTACGATACGAAAGTCCTGTTGGTGCTT CTCCATCAAGAAATATTGATCACGCACGCCCGTGGGAAGACGATGACGGTGTTAGTTACAAATCAAGCACTGCTCCAAGCTACAAtg TTGTGAGCTCCCTTCGACACATCCCGAAGCCGGGATACGGTCTGGCACCGCGAAGTCACACCTTCTCGTCTACTGGTGGTTCTGTATCTGCTCTCCCT GGTGATTACTCATTCAGCGGTATGGGCGACAAAACACACAGCACTGATTTTTCATCTGGCAAATCGGATA tatcaaCAGGCAGCATTACGGATGTCGACAGACGAGCACTGGTATGTACATCAGCCCCGTACTACTCACGTCGAACAAGCATG AATGATGGTGGAATTATCCCGTCATCGACAACGTATACAGGAGGATTAGGAACAGTTGGTGGAGGCACTCACGGTCACCATATGCGACGCTCGCTTCCAGACATGGGAGCTGCACCTTCAGAGCCACCAAAGCTTTACCCATATCACTTGCTTATTATTACGAATTACAGACTGCCAGCAGATGTAGATCGCTGTAACCTTgag cgACACTTATCGGATGCCGAATTCGAAGCAATACTTCAATGCAATCGCTCGGAATTTTATCGACTACCCCAATGGCGCCGAAACGAAATAAAACGACGTGCTCGACTCTTTTAA